GTGGAGCTGGGCCACTCAATCGCTTCGTCGTCACTGCCAGTGCGGCGTTGTAGTCCGAGAGCAGTTGCTCCCAGCTGGCAGATGCAGCTGCGGGCAATGCCCGGACCACCACCGCCAGACCCGTTCCATGCGTGTGCAAGGAAAGAGCGCCTGCTTCTCTCAGTCTCCTCTTAACGAGGTTCCTGGTCACGGCGTTCCCGACGGCTTTGGAGACAATGAAGCCGATTCGACTCGGCTCCCCGGCCCCAATAGAGGCCGTATATAACACTAAGTTCCGGCGTCCATTGCGGACGCCGGAACGTACAGTTGTTGAAAAGTCGGTAGACGTCCGCAGACGGTTAGGGGTGGCTAGCACCGTCGAACCCGCAAAAAGACCCTGACCGACAAGTCAGTTATTTACGCCGACAGTTCGACGCGGCCCTTGCCGCGACGGGCAGCCAGGATGGCGCGGCCGGCACGGGTGCGCATACGAAGGCGGAAGCCGTGCTTCTTGGCCCGACGGCGGTTATTCGGCTGAAAAGTCCGCTTGCTCACGTTAGTTACTCCAGTGGATCAAAGGTGCGCCCACCCGATCAAAAAAGGGGAAGAACTGGCCGACGCTAAGTTTTGTATGTGCCTGCCGCCGTTGCCTTCCGCACGGTGAACGTACGGAGTTACAACTGATCTCAAAAGCGGACACAAAGGACTTCACAACGTTAGGGCAAAAAGGCACCCACAGTCAAACCGGGAGCCTGCTGCAGAGCTATCCACAGCTGTGCCCAACTCCCGTTCCCAGCCTGTGGATGAAGTGGCTCACAGGCCGCATTCCGGAACAACAACGGTGTAATTATCCACAGGCAACTTCCCAGCTATCTTCTAGCGTTTCCATCCCCTAGAGTGGCTCAGTAGCCCAATGTCCACCCGCTGTGTATAACTCTGTGGATTATCGCCCAGAACAGCGCCGCCGGAGACACTTCGGCTGCCAGCAACGCCGGCAAGCAAGTATTTAGGAACTGATTGATGACAGTAGACGAAGCCAACCACGCCAACACTGTCGGAAGTTCCTGGCGCAGGGTGCTGAGCCTCATGGAACAGGACGACCGGGTTTCACCCCGTCAGCGCGGTTTCGTCATCCTCGCCCAGGCACAGGGCCTCATTGGTTCCACACTCCTGGTGGCCGTTCCCAACGAACTCACCCGCGAAGTCCTGCAGACCCAGGTCAAGGATGCCCTCGACGATGCCCTTCGCAGCGTCTTCTCTGACGACATCCGCTGTGCCATCGACGTCGACACCGATCTGGTGCCGGTCCATGCAGAGCCGGAACCCGTCGTCGAGCTTTCTGCCGTATCCGACTTCGCCGAGCCGAAGCCACAGCCCACTCCTCCCAGTACCTCGCATGAGTTCGGCCGACTGAACCCGAAGTACATCTTCGATACCTTCGTGATCGGTTCCTCGAACCGCTTTGCGCACGCGGCCGCCGTCGCCGTGGCCGAAGCGCCGGCCAAGGCGTACAACCCGCTGTTCATCTATGGCGACTCGGGCTTGGGCAAGACCCACCTGCTGCACGCCATCGGTCATTATGCCCGCCGGCTCTACAGCGGCATCCGGGTCCGCTACGTGAACTCCGAGGAATTCACCAACGACTTCATCAACTCCATCCGGGACGACGAGGGCACCAGCTTCAAGACCACGTACCGGAACGTGGATGTGCTGTTGATCGATGACATCCAGTTCCTGGCAGGCAAGGACCGGACGCAGGAGGAGTTCTTCCACACGTTCAACGCCCTGCACAATGCCAACAAGCAGGTTGTCATCACCTCGGACCAGCCGCCCAAGATGCTCGCCGGCTTCGAGGACCGCATGACGTCTCGCTTCGAGTGGGGCCTGCTGACCGACATCCAGCCGCCGGAGCTCGAAACCCGCATTGCCATCCTCCGCAAGAAGGGCCTGAGCGAAGGCTTGTCGGCACCGGACGATGCCTTGGAGTACATCGCCTCCAAGATCTCCAGCAACATCCGGGAACTCGAGGGTGCCTTGATCCGCGTCACGGCATTCGCCAGCCTCAACCGCCAGCCGGTGGATGTTGCCCTGGCTGAGATGGTGCTCAAGGACCTGATCACTGACGACGGCGCCCAGGAGATCACAGCGAAGCAGATCCTGGACCAGACGGCGGACTACTTCAAGCTCAGCATGGAAGAGCTCTGCAGCAAGTCCCGCACCCGTACGTTGGTGACCGCCCGCCAGATCGCCATGTACCTGTGCCGTGAACTGACTGACATGTCACTGCCGAAGATCGGACAGGAGCTCGGCGGCCGCGATCACACCACCGTCATCCACGCTGACCGCAAGATCCGCGAACTGATGGCGGAGCGTCGTGTGATTTACAACCAGGTCACTGAGCTCACCAACCGCATCAAACAGCAGCAGCGCGACTCCTGAAATCCACACCGCGTCCGCCACTACATACCTTATTAACAGGCACATGTGGATAAGCCTGTGGATAGTTAAGGGGACAAGCTCGGTTAATGGGCTTAAAACCCTTAAGCCGCCTGTGGATCGTTAAAAACCGGCCTGGGAGTTGTCCCCATCCACACCCTGTTTAAAACCCAGTTAACGCACAATGAGTGAACAGGGCTTAACCGCTGAACGACGCGGCAGGATCGGGTTATCCACAGTTTCCACAGCAGTTATTAACACTACGAATCCCAAAAAATTGAAATCCCTCAAATAACAATCTCGTTCTGCCACCGTCCCGCCCTGCCAGGGCAGACCACAGACGGACCCCAAAGGCCGCCTGCGGCTGTCCACATACGGAGGGTCCGGCCCGACGGGGATGGGTTAATCGCGGATCTTCCGGCTAAGCTGTCAGCAGCGCTCCCATCCTTGGGTCTGTTTGTAGTTCGCTGAGTGCGGACCATGCAGGTTCCGGTGCCGGATTGCAAAGATTTAGCGGTTTCCACGCAGGAATCCGCGGCTACTACTTGGCAGCAGCAATGAAAGGCGGCACCCCTCCGTGAAGTTCAGAGTCGACCGCGACGTCCTGGCAGAAGCCGTTACGTGGACCGCGCGGTCGTTGTCTCCGCGGCCGCCAGTACCCGTGCTCTCCGGCCTCCTCCTCAAAGCTGAGGCAGGAACGGTCAGCCTCTCAAGCTTTGACTACGAGACTTCGGCACGCCTGGAAATTCCGGCAGATATTGCTGTTGAGGGCACAATTCTGGTCTCGGGACGCTTGCTGGCAGATATCTGCCGCAGCCTTCCATCGGCTCCCGTGGAA
Above is a genomic segment from Arthrobacter sp. YN containing:
- the rpmH gene encoding 50S ribosomal protein L34, whose amino-acid sequence is MSKRTFQPNNRRRAKKHGFRLRMRTRAGRAILAARRGKGRVELSA
- the dnaA gene encoding chromosomal replication initiator protein DnaA, producing MTVDEANHANTVGSSWRRVLSLMEQDDRVSPRQRGFVILAQAQGLIGSTLLVAVPNELTREVLQTQVKDALDDALRSVFSDDIRCAIDVDTDLVPVHAEPEPVVELSAVSDFAEPKPQPTPPSTSHEFGRLNPKYIFDTFVIGSSNRFAHAAAVAVAEAPAKAYNPLFIYGDSGLGKTHLLHAIGHYARRLYSGIRVRYVNSEEFTNDFINSIRDDEGTSFKTTYRNVDVLLIDDIQFLAGKDRTQEEFFHTFNALHNANKQVVITSDQPPKMLAGFEDRMTSRFEWGLLTDIQPPELETRIAILRKKGLSEGLSAPDDALEYIASKISSNIRELEGALIRVTAFASLNRQPVDVALAEMVLKDLITDDGAQEITAKQILDQTADYFKLSMEELCSKSRTRTLVTARQIAMYLCRELTDMSLPKIGQELGGRDHTTVIHADRKIRELMAERRVIYNQVTELTNRIKQQQRDS